From Plectropomus leopardus isolate mb unplaced genomic scaffold, YSFRI_Pleo_2.0 unplaced_scaffold18284, whole genome shotgun sequence:
tgaaaactttctgtgtctgtttttggttGTTCTCTCTTTGTTATCATTAAGTCTCTCTTAGATTGCTTTGCCTGTGATTGTAGACATTTCATGTGCCTTATGGCCCCTAGGCCTTTGTCTGGCAGGCCCCTTCAGTAATCCATTTGTGCCCGCTGAGATCACTTAAGTTTCATCAGAATTTCATCTAAAACTCATTATTACTTCATTATCTCTTTTTCATTACAGGCAAAACCTGGTGGATGTTGATGCTTTTACTACGTCTGCTGGTCCTCCTGCTGGCTGGCTTCACCCTCTTCAATGACGAACAGGAAAGATTCATCTGCAACACCATCCAGCCAGGCTGCTCTAATGTGTGTTTTGACGTATTTGCTCCCATATCCGTCTTTCGTCTCTGGCTCCTCCACCTCATTCTGCTCTGTCTCCCCCATGTGCTGTTTGCAACCTACGTCATGCACAAAGTTTTGTCATATCCCTATTTTGGCGGTTCTTACTGTGACAGGAGTCAAGGAGGTTCACCTTTCAACCTTGAGAATTCAAGCTCCTCAAGAGAACTGTCCTTGCATAAAGCTTTACTTCATGACCCCCCTCGAGAATGGGGAGTACCGCGCTTTTACTGCGCTTACTTCCTGGTTGTAATTCTTCGAATCCTTCTAGAGGGGGTTTTCGGTGCAGgccagttttttctttttggtttgtccattcctAAGAGCTTTCTGTGTTACGAGGCTCCCTGCACAAATGGTGTGGAGTGCTACATCTCCAGACCAACTGAGAAGACGTTAATGCTCAACTTCATGCTAGGTGTCTCCTCCTTGTCCATTCTGCTAAGTCTTGTTGACCTGATGAGCTCTATGAAGGCAATGGTGAGATGgagaaggaagagagagatgtgGATGGAGGAGATGAGTAAAGGAGAGCAAAGCAGTATGTTTACATCGACAAGTACAACTGAGGACAGCGATGTTCTTTTAACCAGAAGAGTCAGCCCGAGTGTGAGCTCAAAGAACGGTCTCAAAGATGagaaacatgctgctgctgttatgcCAGATGGAGAACCTCTTCATGCAAAGATGAATGGTGGAAGCATAATTAAATCTGGTGAATCCACAAATGACAAGAGGCTAGAGGGCAAAGATGCTAAGTTGGGGATGTCTCAGTCGCCCAATCTCATAAGCACTCCAGCCCCAACTCACTTTGTCCTCAACAGCCACCTGAGGCCTCCAACATCCCCTCGCCCCGACAGAGGACCACCACCAAaccccaaaatgccaaaaaagctGGACCAGTATGCTCCAGTTGGGGCAAACTTGGGCCAACACTCAGACAGCAGTGAATCTCAAGACAAGCGGGCATGGGTGTAATTGACTGGTTGgccatttatttctgtaataggACAATGACTGCTGGAGCCTACATCTACCTCTCGAGGGCCCAGATATTTTAGATTTAACTATTATTTTATGCATGAATTCATAGAAGAGGTTGTATTATAAGGGAAGatttgcaaataaaatgaaagctgcgctaaaaaatattttaatgactCAAATAATTATATATCATGTGAATAATGTCGCTTATATATTGACAAACCCTGGGGTTTGTCCTTGTCTGGGGTTTATCTAAAAGTGAATGTTGGACTTATACATTCATGGTATGATGAGAAATATAGCCAAGTAGCTTGAGAGTGACAATGCAAAATGTTTGTCTATATAGAAAAAGAGACCTACACTTAACACACATTCAAcagtgaataaaaaatgtgccatCTTGTCTCCGTCTTTGAAGTTATTTGGAGAGGCTTGATTTACATGTTTTCTTGACACATGCTTAGAAAaggctactttttaaaaattaataataatcaaatatatcttgttcaataaaatgcaaactggtttgctttttttaaatttttttagcttttgaaCACCCTGAGGCGTGGTTCAACACCCTGAGCTGTCTGTGCCTGAGGAAGTGTGTCAATCACAAAAATGCAGGCTGACCTTGAGGAAGCAGTTACAGT
This genomic window contains:
- the LOC121965033 gene encoding gap junction delta-4 protein-like, with amino-acid sequence KTWWMLMLLLRLLVLLLAGFTLFNDEQERFICNTIQPGCSNVCFDVFAPISVFRLWLLHLILLCLPHVLFATYVMHKVLSYPYFGGSYCDRSQGGSPFNLENSSSSRELSLHKALLHDPPREWGVPRFYCAYFLVVILRILLEGVFGAGQFFLFGLSIPKSFLCYEAPCTNGVECYISRPTEKTLMLNFMLGVSSLSILLSLVDLMSSMKAMVRWRRKREMWMEEMSKGEQSSMFTSTSTTEDSDVLLTRRVSPSVSSKNGLKDEKHAAAVMPDGEPLHAKMNGGSIIKSGESTNDKRLEGKDAKLGMSQSPNLISTPAPTHFVLNSHLRPPTSPRPDRGPPPNPKMPKKLDQYAPVGANLGQHSDSSESQDKRAWV